One Streptococcus sp. S1 DNA window includes the following coding sequences:
- the rpoE gene encoding DNA-directed RNA polymerase subunit delta yields the protein MELEVFAGQEKSELSMIEVARAILELRGRDHEMYFSDLVNEIQNYLEKSNSEIREALPLFYTELNVDGSFIPLGDNKWGLRSWYAIDEVDEEIIAIEETDEDETPKKRKKKRVNAFMDGDEDAIDYNDDDPEDEEVYEADPALSYDEENPDDEKSEVEAYDAEINEIVPDDLGEEVELSEEDDEEEDSEDEEEE from the coding sequence TTGGAATTAGAAGTATTTGCTGGACAAGAAAAAAGTGAACTTTCTATGATTGAAGTGGCGCGTGCGATTTTGGAATTACGCGGACGTGACCATGAAATGTACTTTAGCGATCTTGTAAATGAAATTCAAAATTACCTTGAAAAATCAAACAGCGAGATCCGTGAAGCTCTTCCATTGTTCTACACAGAATTGAATGTAGATGGAAGCTTTATCCCACTTGGAGATAACAAATGGGGTCTTCGTTCATGGTATGCCATCGATGAAGTTGACGAAGAAATCATCGCTATTGAAGAAACAGACGAAGATGAAACTCCTAAGAAACGGAAGAAAAAACGTGTCAATGCCTTCATGGATGGAGACGAAGATGCGATCGACTACAACGACGATGATCCAGAAGATGAAGAAGTTTACGAAGCAGATCCAGCTCTTTCATACGATGAAGAAAATCCAGATGATGAAAAGAGTGAAGTCGAAGCTTACGATGCTGAAATCAATGAAATCGTACCAGATGATTTGGGTGAGGAAGTTGAATTAAGCGAAGAAGACGACGAAGAAGAGGATTCTGAAGACGAGGAAGAAGAATAA
- a CDS encoding ECF transporter S component has product MTSNRTQLIARLSILTALTVVLGYYTKLPTPTGIVTLLDLGVYFTAFYFGRKEGAIVGGVGAFLLDLISGYPQWMFFSLLFHGGQGYFAGFKGKARYLGLLLATVVMVGGYALASALFLGNGWGAAISDIPNNLAQNFVGMALGYVVYYAFQKKGS; this is encoded by the coding sequence ATGACATCTAATCGAACTCAACTCATTGCCCGCCTCTCTATTTTGACAGCCTTGACAGTTGTACTTGGCTACTATACCAAACTTCCAACTCCTACAGGGATCGTCACCCTACTAGATCTTGGCGTTTATTTCACAGCCTTCTATTTTGGACGCAAGGAAGGTGCTATTGTAGGTGGTGTCGGAGCCTTCTTATTGGATCTGATTTCAGGCTATCCTCAGTGGATGTTCTTTAGTCTCCTCTTTCACGGGGGACAAGGCTACTTCGCTGGCTTCAAGGGCAAAGCTCGTTACCTAGGCTTGCTTCTTGCGACAGTTGTCATGGTAGGCGGTTACGCACTAGCTTCTGCTCTCTTTTTAGGCAATGGCTGGGGTGCTGCTATCTCGGACATTCCGAATAACCTCGCTCAGAATTTTGTTGGAATGGCTTTAGGTTATGTGGTCTATTATGCATTTCAAAAGAAAGGAAGCTAA
- the tig gene encoding trigger factor: MSVSFENKETNHGVLTFTISQEQIKPALDRVFESVKKTLNVPGFRKGHIPRPIFNQRFGEEALYQDALNDLLPAAYEAAVKEAGIEVVAQPTFDVVSMEKGQDWTLTAAVVTKPEVKLGAYKDLEVSVEVSKEVTDADVDARIERERNNLAELVVKEGAAAEGDTVVIDFVGSIDGVEFDGGKGDNFSLGLGSGQFIPGFEDQLVGHSAGETVDVIVTFPEDYQAADLAGKEAKFVTTIHEVKAKEVPALDDELAKDIDEEVETLAELKEKYRKELAAAKEEAYNDAVEAAAIDLAVENAEIVDLPEEMIHEEVHRSINEFLGNMQRQGISPEMYFQITGTTQEDLHKQYEAEAESRTKTNLVVEAVAKAEGFEATEEEINAEIEQLAADYNMPVEQVRNLLSPEMLKHDITVKKAVNVITSTAKVK; encoded by the coding sequence ATGTCTGTATCATTTGAAAACAAAGAAACTAACCACGGTGTATTGACTTTCACAATCAGCCAAGAGCAAATCAAACCTGCTTTGGACCGTGTGTTTGAGTCAGTTAAGAAAACTTTGAACGTACCTGGATTCCGTAAAGGTCATATTCCACGTCCAATCTTCAACCAACGTTTTGGTGAAGAAGCTCTTTACCAAGATGCTTTGAACGATCTTCTTCCAGCAGCGTATGAAGCAGCTGTTAAAGAAGCTGGAATCGAAGTTGTAGCACAACCAACTTTCGATGTTGTATCTATGGAAAAAGGTCAAGACTGGACATTGACAGCAGCTGTTGTAACAAAACCTGAAGTAAAATTGGGTGCTTACAAAGACCTTGAAGTATCAGTAGAAGTTTCTAAAGAAGTAACAGACGCTGATGTGGATGCTCGTATCGAACGCGAACGCAACAACTTGGCTGAATTGGTTGTTAAAGAAGGTGCTGCAGCAGAAGGTGACACAGTTGTGATCGACTTCGTAGGTTCTATCGACGGTGTTGAATTCGACGGTGGTAAAGGTGACAACTTCTCACTTGGACTTGGTTCAGGTCAATTCATCCCAGGTTTCGAAGACCAATTGGTTGGACACTCTGCTGGTGAAACAGTTGACGTGATCGTAACATTCCCAGAAGACTACCAAGCAGCTGACCTTGCAGGTAAAGAAGCGAAATTCGTGACAACGATCCACGAAGTAAAAGCAAAAGAAGTACCAGCTCTTGACGATGAATTGGCAAAAGACATCGACGAAGAAGTTGAAACTCTTGCTGAATTGAAAGAAAAATACCGCAAAGAATTGGCAGCAGCTAAAGAAGAAGCATACAACGATGCAGTAGAAGCAGCAGCAATCGATCTTGCCGTTGAAAACGCTGAAATCGTTGACCTTCCAGAAGAAATGATCCACGAAGAAGTACACCGTTCAATCAACGAGTTCCTTGGAAACATGCAACGTCAAGGTATCTCACCTGAAATGTACTTCCAAATCACTGGAACAACTCAAGAAGATCTTCACAAACAATACGAAGCAGAAGCTGAAAGCCGTACGAAGACAAACCTTGTGGTTGAAGCAGTAGCGAAAGCAGAAGGCTTCGAAGCAACTGAAGAAGAAATCAACGCTGAAATCGAACAATTGGCAGCAGATTACAACATGCCAGTTGAACAAGTTCGCAACCTTCTTTCACCAGAAATGTTGAAACATGACATCACAGTGAAGAAAGCAGTGAACGTAATCACAAGCACAGCAAAAGTAAAATAA
- a CDS encoding class II fructose-bisphosphate aldolase, with translation MAIVSAEKFVQAARDNGYAVGGFNTNNLEWTQAILRAAEAKKAPVLIQTSMGAAKYMGGYKVCKALIENLVESMGITVPVAIHLDHGHYDDALECIEAGYTSIMFDGSHLPVEENLKLAKDVVEKAHAKGISVEAEVGTIGGEEDGIIGDGELAPIEDAKAMVATGIDFLAAGIGNIHGPYPANWKGLHLDHLQKLTEAVPGFPIVLHGGSGIPDDQIQAAIKLGVAKVNVNTECQIAFANATRQFVREYDANEAEYDKKKLFDPRKFLKPGFEAITAAVEERIDVFGSEGKA, from the coding sequence ATGGCAATCGTTTCAGCAGAAAAATTTGTCCAAGCAGCTCGTGACAATGGTTATGCAGTTGGTGGATTTAACACAAACAACCTTGAGTGGACTCAAGCTATCTTGCGTGCAGCAGAAGCTAAGAAAGCTCCAGTACTTATCCAAACTTCTATGGGTGCTGCTAAATACATGGGTGGTTACAAAGTATGTAAAGCCCTTATTGAAAACCTTGTAGAATCAATGGGTATTACTGTACCAGTTGCTATTCACCTTGACCATGGTCACTACGACGATGCTCTTGAATGTATCGAAGCTGGTTACACTTCAATCATGTTTGACGGTTCACACCTTCCAGTTGAAGAAAACCTTAAATTGGCGAAAGATGTCGTTGAAAAAGCTCATGCTAAAGGTATCTCAGTAGAAGCTGAAGTTGGTACTATCGGTGGTGAAGAAGACGGTATCATCGGTGACGGTGAATTGGCACCAATCGAAGATGCTAAAGCAATGGTTGCTACAGGAATCGACTTCTTGGCTGCAGGTATCGGTAACATCCACGGTCCTTACCCAGCAAACTGGAAAGGTCTTCACCTTGACCACTTGCAAAAATTGACTGAAGCTGTTCCAGGATTCCCAATCGTATTGCACGGTGGATCAGGTATCCCTGATGATCAAATCCAAGCAGCTATCAAACTTGGTGTTGCAAAAGTTAACGTTAACACTGAATGCCAAATCGCATTTGCAAATGCTACTCGTCAATTCGTACGTGAATACGATGCAAACGAAGCAGAATACGATAAGAAGAAACTCTTCGACCCACGTAAATTCTTGAAACCAGGTTTCGAAGCAATTACAGCAGCTGTTGAAGAACGTATCGACGTATTCGGTTCAGAAGGCAAAGCTTAA
- a CDS encoding CTP synthase has translation MSTKYIFVTGGVVSSIGKGIVAASLGRLLKNRGLKVTIQKFDPYINIDPGTMSPYQHGEVFVTDDGAETDLDLGHYERFIDINLNKYSNVTTGKIYSEVLRKERRGEYLGATVQVIPHITDALKEKIKRAATTTDSDVIITEVGGTVGDIESLPFLEALRQMKADVGAENVMYIHTTLLPYLKAAGEMKTKPTQHSVKELRGLGIQPNMLVIRTEKPAGQGIKNKLAQFCDVAPEAVIESLDVEHLYQIPLNLQAQNMDQIVCDHLKLDVPAADMTEWSAMVDKVMNLKKQVKISLVGKYVELQDAYISVVEALKHSGYANDAEVKINWVNANDVTAENVAELLGDADGIIVPGGFGQRGTEGKIQAIKYAREQDVPMLGVCLGMQLTCIEFARHVLGLEGANSSELDPETKYPIIDIMRDQIDVEDMGGTLRLGLYPSKLKRGSKAAAAYDNQEVVQRRHRHRYEFNNAFREQFEEAGFVFSGVSPDNRLVEIVEIPENKFFVACQYHPELSSRPNRPEGLYTAFITAAVENHDSK, from the coding sequence ATGTCAACAAAATATATTTTTGTCACGGGTGGTGTCGTATCATCCATCGGGAAAGGGATTGTCGCAGCAAGTCTTGGTCGCTTGCTCAAAAATCGTGGATTGAAAGTGACCATCCAAAAATTTGACCCTTATATCAATATTGACCCAGGGACGATGAGTCCTTACCAACACGGGGAAGTATTTGTCACAGACGATGGCGCAGAGACAGACTTGGACCTTGGTCACTATGAACGCTTCATTGATATTAATCTGAATAAGTACTCAAATGTGACAACAGGGAAAATTTATAGCGAAGTCCTTCGAAAGGAACGTCGTGGAGAATACTTGGGCGCGACTGTACAGGTTATTCCTCATATCACAGATGCTTTGAAAGAAAAGATCAAACGAGCAGCGACGACGACGGATTCAGATGTCATCATCACAGAAGTCGGGGGAACAGTTGGAGACATTGAATCCCTTCCATTCCTTGAAGCTCTTCGTCAAATGAAGGCAGATGTTGGTGCTGAAAATGTTATGTACATCCACACCACCCTTCTTCCTTACTTAAAGGCTGCGGGAGAAATGAAAACCAAGCCGACGCAACACTCTGTGAAAGAATTGCGTGGTCTTGGGATTCAACCAAATATGTTGGTCATCCGTACAGAAAAACCAGCTGGTCAAGGAATTAAGAACAAGTTGGCTCAATTCTGTGATGTCGCACCAGAAGCTGTCATCGAATCACTGGATGTGGAACATTTGTACCAAATCCCATTGAACTTGCAAGCACAAAATATGGACCAAATCGTTTGTGACCATTTGAAATTGGATGTTCCTGCAGCAGATATGACAGAATGGTCTGCGATGGTCGACAAGGTCATGAACCTCAAGAAACAGGTCAAGATTTCCTTGGTTGGAAAATACGTAGAATTGCAAGATGCCTACATTTCTGTCGTTGAGGCCTTGAAGCACTCAGGGTATGCCAATGATGCAGAAGTCAAGATTAATTGGGTCAATGCCAATGATGTGACAGCTGAAAATGTGGCAGAACTCCTTGGAGATGCGGATGGAATCATCGTCCCAGGTGGTTTTGGTCAACGGGGAACAGAAGGCAAAATTCAAGCCATCAAGTATGCGCGTGAACAAGACGTCCCAATGTTGGGTGTCTGCTTGGGTATGCAGTTAACCTGTATCGAATTTGCCCGTCACGTTTTAGGTTTGGAAGGGGCTAATTCATCCGAATTGGATCCAGAAACCAAGTATCCAATTATCGATATCATGCGGGACCAAATCGATGTGGAAGACATGGGTGGAACGCTCCGTCTCGGTCTTTACCCTTCTAAACTCAAACGAGGATCAAAAGCAGCAGCTGCCTATGACAATCAAGAAGTGGTACAACGTCGCCACCGTCACCGTTATGAGTTTAACAATGCTTTCCGTGAACAGTTCGAAGAAGCAGGATTTGTCTTCTCAGGCGTTTCACCAGACAACCGTTTGGTCGAAATCGTTGAAATCCCAGAAAACAAATTCTTTGTTGCTTGCCAATACCACCCAGAATTGTCAAGCCGTCCAAACCGCCCAGAAGGACTTTACACAGCCTTTATCACAGCGGCAGTTGAAAACCACGATAGCAAATAA
- a CDS encoding TIGR01440 family protein, which produces MDLEQLKKDTKEILVDVLEKSRLRQGQILVLGMSSSEVAGGQIGKASNIDIAEAIVQTLLDELNPRGVYLAVQGCEHLNRALVVERELADKKELEIVNVLPSLHAGGAGQLAAFKYFKDPVEVEFITAQAGLDIGDTSVGMHVKHVQVPIRPILRELGEAHVTALASRPKLIGGARALYLDDPIRKS; this is translated from the coding sequence ATGGATCTGGAGCAACTGAAGAAGGATACAAAAGAAATCTTGGTAGATGTCTTGGAAAAAAGCCGTCTCCGCCAAGGACAGATTCTTGTACTCGGGATGTCTTCAAGTGAAGTTGCAGGAGGGCAAATTGGAAAGGCCTCCAACATCGACATTGCCGAAGCTATTGTCCAGACCTTGCTAGATGAGTTGAATCCAAGAGGGGTTTATCTGGCAGTACAAGGATGTGAGCATCTCAATCGCGCCTTAGTGGTCGAAAGAGAATTGGCAGATAAGAAGGAACTAGAAATCGTCAATGTCCTTCCGAGTCTCCATGCAGGAGGTGCTGGGCAACTCGCAGCTTTCAAGTATTTTAAGGATCCTGTTGAGGTGGAATTTATCACAGCTCAAGCGGGGTTAGACATCGGAGATACCTCCGTGGGGATGCATGTCAAACATGTGCAAGTTCCAATTCGCCCTATCTTGCGTGAACTAGGTGAAGCCCATGTCACAGCCCTCGCCAGTCGGCCAAAATTGATCGGCGGCGCCCGTGCTCTCTACCTCGATGATCCCATCCGAAAATCATAA
- a CDS encoding B3/B4 domain-containing protein — translation MDFRLDQSLVALGIDTVVVGIARNVDPQAVLPPSFLEKKKELEQWALQCQTEEVVASPVIKGYTDLLQKVGRSIKKNPPTVLALIRNIQHRGALPQINSIIDIYNVESLKSFLAIGGHDLDKIEGPIEFTVSQRDDLFLPILSSEKHVAPTDPVYRDQKGVLAWLDVRDSDHYKFEETTQNALFVIQGNTETSVEMRLEALERIHKDLALCMPQLQFEKFLVTQNGVEKVV, via the coding sequence ATGGACTTTCGTTTAGATCAAAGTTTAGTAGCTCTTGGTATTGATACAGTTGTGGTCGGAATTGCTAGAAATGTGGATCCTCAAGCAGTTTTGCCCCCTTCTTTTCTTGAAAAGAAGAAAGAGCTTGAACAATGGGCGCTCCAGTGTCAGACAGAAGAAGTAGTGGCATCTCCTGTCATCAAAGGGTATACAGACCTCTTGCAAAAAGTAGGGCGTAGCATCAAGAAAAATCCCCCAACAGTCCTAGCTCTTATCCGAAACATCCAGCATCGAGGAGCTCTTCCTCAGATCAATAGCATCATCGATATCTATAATGTCGAATCTCTGAAGTCCTTTCTCGCAATTGGAGGACATGACCTAGATAAGATTGAGGGACCGATTGAATTTACAGTGAGTCAAAGAGACGATCTCTTCCTCCCTATCCTTTCTAGTGAAAAACATGTCGCACCGACAGATCCTGTCTACCGGGATCAAAAAGGAGTTCTGGCTTGGTTGGATGTACGCGATAGTGACCATTACAAATTTGAGGAGACTACGCAAAACGCCCTCTTTGTCATCCAAGGAAATACCGAGACGTCAGTCGAGATGCGTTTAGAAGCGCTAGAACGAATCCACAAGGACCTTGCTCTTTGCATGCCTCAGCTTCAATTTGAGAAATTTCTCGTCACACAAAATGGAGTGGAAAAGGTCGTGTAA